The Rhizobiaceae bacterium genome contains the following window.
CTCCTCGCCCGTGAAATGCAGCCCCGTCATCATCATCCGGGCGACCCAGAAGAAAATGATGTCGAAGCCGGTCACGAGCACGCTGGTTGGATAATAGGTTTCAAGCTCCGGGGTTTTGTCCGGCCAGCCGAGCGTCGAAAACGGCCACAGGGCCGACGAAAACCACGTGTCGAGCACATCTTCATCGCGCGTGAGAATGTCGCCCGGTTCAAAATTCTCCAGCTTTTCCTCGACCCAGGCCTTCCACGGTCCTTCATGAGCGAGATAGTGCTGGATGGCCGCATCCAGCGCTTCCTCTTCCGTCCGCTCGACAAAGGGGTGGCCGTCCGGCCCGTACCAAGCGGGGATCTGGTGACCCCACCAAAGCTGGCGCGAAACGCACCACGGCTGGATGTTTTCCATCCAGTCGAAATAGGTTTTTTCCCAGGTTTTCGGGACGAATTTCGTGCGGCCCTCGCGAACAGACCGGATCGCGGGCTTCGCAAGTTCCGCAGCGTTGACATACCACTGGTCGGTGAGGAACGGCTCGATCGGCACGCCGCCGCGGTCGCCATGCGGCACCATGTGCCGATGCGGTTCGATCTTTGCCAGATATCCGCCCTCTTCCATCATCTCCACGACAAGCTTGCGGGCGGCGAAACGGTCCTTTCCGTGCAGCTTTTCCCACAATTGAAGGCGTTCAGGCGTCTGTTCAATTCCGGCCAGGAAATCGTCATTTTCGATGATGTCGATGGCCGCATCGACGGTCAGGATATTGATCGCCGGCAGATTGTGACGCCTGCCGACCTCGAAGTCGTTGAAATCATGCGCGGGCGTGATCTTGACCGCCCCGGTACCCTTCTCCGGATCGGAATACTCGTCCGCAACGACAGGGATGCTGCGCCCCACGATGGGCAATACGACGTTCTTTCCGACCAGTGCCTCATAGCGCCCATCTTCAGGATGAACCGCGACGGCGGTATCGCCCAACATCGTTTCGGGCCGCGTAGTGGCGACCGTGAGAAAGGTGCTTTCATCGTCAGGATCGAAGGTTTTGCCCTCGATGGGATAGCGGAAATGCCAGAGATTGCCGTTAAGTTCGACTTGCTCGACCTCAAGGTCCGAAATCGCCGTCAGGAGTTTGGGGTCCCAATTGACGAGACGCTTGTCCTTGTAGATCAGCCCTTCCTTGTAAAGCGTTACAAATACTTCGATAACCGCCTTCGAAAGGCCCTCGTCCATGGTAAAGCGCTCGCGCGACCAATCGCAGGACGCACCCAACCTCTTGAGCTGGTTGACGATCATGCCTCCCGACTCGGCCTTCCATGTCCAGACGCGGTTGACGAAGTCCTCGCGCGCGAGGTCGCGGCGGTGAACCTGCTTTTCCATCAGTTGACGCTCAACAACCATCTGCGTGGCAATGCCAGCATGGTCCATGCCCGGCTGCCAGAGCACATTCTTGCCGCGCATGCGTTCGAATCGAACCAGAATGTCCTGCAGCGTGTTGTTCAGCGCGTGGCCCATATGAAGCGAGCCGGTCACATTGGGCGGAGGAATGACGATGGTGAAAGCCTCCGCGCCCGGCTCGGCGCCGGCTCCCGCGCGGAAGGCATCCGCGTCCTGCCAAAGTTTGCCAATGCGTGGCTCGACGGCCTTCGCGTCATATGTCTTTTCGAGCATAGATATCAGTCCGGTTCTGTTGGCCCGATGTAATGCGAAAGGCACAAGGCCGCAACAAGGCAGACTGCCCGGAAACGCAAACGCCGCCCGAAGGCGGCGTCCGCGTCCCCTTTCAACCGAAATTCTAGTCTGCGCCGCGCGCGACCCGCTCGATTTCCTCGCGCACGAGGCGTTCAACCATCGTGGGAAGATTGTTATCAAGCCATTCCTGCAACATGGGACGCAGCATTTCTTCCGCGATCTGGTCAATCGAACGACGGCGGCTCGCGGCGAGCGCTTCACTCAACTCGGTAAACGAAGCGGCAATTTGCTTTTCTGCAACGTGAGATAGGATTGAGGACTTATGGTCGGCTTGTTCGGGAGCAGAAGCGGTCTCAGTCGGAGCCGCGCCTGGCGCAGCGGGTGCAGTACCGGCGGCCCTGCCGCCCGTGATCATAATGCTTGCGACCGTAGCTGCGCGCGCACCAGATGGCGCCTCTGGAGTTTCTCGCGGCGGGGACGCTGGCTGTGACTGAACGATTCGGGCTTCGACGTGCTGGCGCCCAGCCTCCGGCAAGGTCGCAGCCTTCGGCATTGTGGACGCCGCCGGTGCAGGCGAATCCGAACCTGCGACGACTGCCGGGGCCTCAACGCTGCGTTGAGCAATGGCCGCAGGAGCGACGTCGCGAACCTCGTCCATATCTATAATGAAATCCTCGAGAGAAAGCGCCAGTTCATCGCCAGCGGCCTGAACTCTCTGTTCCGGCGTCAGGTTGCTTTCCACCCGGTCGCGACCGGTCGCGCCTGCAAAAGCGCTCGGCTCGACCGGGTCAACCATTGGTATGTCCCTGCTCAACTCCGGAGCCGGAGGCAACGGGCGGCGCAAAGCATCGTTCGCCGCAGGGCCGATGACGACGGGGTCATGATCGCCATGCGCTTCGGCGGGCCTGCGGGCCTCTTCGCCTTCCTCAATGATCCTGCGGATAGAGGCGAGTATCTCTTCCATTGTTGGATCGCGTTGTGCGCTTGACTGTGCCATTCTTTCCGCCTGACAGCTTCCCGCCGAATATACCCGGCCCGAATCACTGAAACCAGCGTAGCTGACGCAACGGCGAGATAGAATCGTCAATATGTTGTCAGGAAAAATATCAACAGGCTAAGCGTGCCGGGTCGGGTTGGTCATTGATCCCGGGCCAGACCGGACCATGGTCGCATCGCAGGCGACCATGGCCGACGACGGATCACCTTCCGTCAGGTGTCCGCAGGCCGATCCACTTGTCCTTGACCGCGCGGTAGTGCTCCTGCGGATCGTACTCCGCAACGCTGAGGCCAAGGCGCTTTACGGTAAGACGACCCAGCGCCGACAGAATAGCGTAGGACGCGACCACGACGTCGTGCTCGTCGCTGACGAGATTGATCTGCGCTTCGATGACATCGGCCTGCGCGTCGAGCACGTCCAAAGTGGTGCGCTGACCCACATTGCGCTCTTCGATCACGCCGTTGAGGGCGAGGCGCGCCGCCTCCACAACTGAGCGTTGCGCACGCACGCCTTCAGTCGCGGACACATAGCTCGCCCAGGACGATGACACCGCATTGCGTACGGTGTCGCGATTGACGTCGACATCGATCCGGGCCTTGCCAAGGTTTTCCTTAGCCTGCCGAACTTCCGCCGATGTGCGTCCGCCCTGATAGATCGGGATGGTGAGCTGTGCACCGATCTGTGCGTTTCGCGACCATGTGTTGGATTCGCTGTCGATACCACCTGTTTGCGAACCCGAATAATCGCGGCTGATGCCGGCGAATGCGTCAAGTTGAGGCAGGATCGCCCCTTCAGCGGATTTCACGCCATAGTCGGCTGCGTCAACAAGGTGCTTGCTCGCCAGGATCGCAGGATGCTCTTCGAGCGCAATGGCGATGGCACCGTCCTCGGATTTGG
Protein-coding sequences here:
- a CDS encoding valine--tRNA ligase — its product is MLEKTYDAKAVEPRIGKLWQDADAFRAGAGAEPGAEAFTIVIPPPNVTGSLHMGHALNNTLQDILVRFERMRGKNVLWQPGMDHAGIATQMVVERQLMEKQVHRRDLAREDFVNRVWTWKAESGGMIVNQLKRLGASCDWSRERFTMDEGLSKAVIEVFVTLYKEGLIYKDKRLVNWDPKLLTAISDLEVEQVELNGNLWHFRYPIEGKTFDPDDESTFLTVATTRPETMLGDTAVAVHPEDGRYEALVGKNVVLPIVGRSIPVVADEYSDPEKGTGAVKITPAHDFNDFEVGRRHNLPAINILTVDAAIDIIENDDFLAGIEQTPERLQLWEKLHGKDRFAARKLVVEMMEEGGYLAKIEPHRHMVPHGDRGGVPIEPFLTDQWYVNAAELAKPAIRSVREGRTKFVPKTWEKTYFDWMENIQPWCVSRQLWWGHQIPAWYGPDGHPFVERTEEEALDAAIQHYLAHEGPWKAWVEEKLENFEPGDILTRDEDVLDTWFSSALWPFSTLGWPDKTPELETYYPTSVLVTGFDIIFFWVARMMMTGLHFTGEEPFHTVYVHALVRDKNGAKMSKSKGNVIDPLDLIDEYGADALRFTLAIMAAQGRDVKLDPARIAGYRNFGTKLWNATRFAQMNGVKRDDTVWLNEAKLTINRWILTELSRATREVTDGITTYRFNEAAGAAYRFVWNLFCDWYLELLKPVFMGDDEAAKAESQACVAYVLDEIFKLLHPFMPFMTEELWALTAPEGEERSTLLCHATWPQPSFEDKAAAAEINWLIDLVSEIRSVRSEMHVPAAAIAPLVVVDADEATAARLERHDAAIRRLARIGDIDFAKLSPKGAAQIVLGEATFCLPLGTLIDVKAETTRLEKESGKVADEIARIEKKLSNEKFVAGAPDEIVAAEREKLDEFRSSQSKLSIALGRLREAV
- a CDS encoding DUF2497 domain-containing protein; this encodes MVDPVEPSAFAGATGRDRVESNLTPEQRVQAAGDELALSLEDFIIDMDEVRDVAPAAIAQRSVEAPAVVAGSDSPAPAASTMPKAATLPEAGRQHVEARIVQSQPASPPRETPEAPSGARAATVASIMITGGRAAGTAPAAPGAAPTETASAPEQADHKSSILSHVAEKQIAASFTELSEALAASRRRSIDQIAEEMLRPMLQEWLDNNLPTMVERLVREEIERVARGAD